From Mycobacteriales bacterium:
GCTGATCCACAGTGGACGCGAGGAGTACGAGCGGCAGGTGGGCGTCTGGTCGGCCGACCCGTCCGTACGACCCGGCCTGGAGTCCAGCTGCCTGCGGTACTTCCACGACACCGACTGCGCCGCGCTGCTCTGGGACATGGGTGACGTCCGGCCCAACGAGCACGGGCTGCCGTTCCCCGTCCACGCCGCGGTCTTCGCGTACGGCATGGCCGTCGTCGACGCCGCCCTCCTCGAGCCGCTCGCCCGGGCCTGCCAGGAGGAGGGCCGGTGGGACTTCCTGCTCACGATGAACCCGCTCGACATCGTCGGTGCCACCGGCTGCCTGGTGAACCCGGTCGCCGTCTTCTGACCCCTGGAGGAGCCCATGACAGCCAGCCCGCAGACCCGGCCCACCGCGAGCCCGCGGCCGATCGCCCCGTACGAGCAGGTGTGGTCGCCGACCTGTCTGGCCGGCCGCGTCGCCGTCGTCACCGGCACGTCCGGCGGCGTCGGCGCGGAGGCCGTCCGGGCCCTGGCCGCGGTGGGCGCCCGGGTCTACGCGTTCAGCCGCGGCGACGGACCCGCCGACCTCCCGGCCGGCGTCACCACGCTGCACGCCGACGCCGGCGACGAGACGCAGATCCGCCGCGCGGTCGACGAGGTGGCCGCGCGCGAGGGTCACGTCGACATCGCCGTCGCGAACGCCGCCCGCTACACGACCCGGCGGTTCACCGAGCTCGACACCGGCACCTGGCTGGACGAGATCGGCGTGAACCTCAACGGCCCCTTCTACCTCTTCCGCGCGGTCCTCGACCACCTCGCCGCCGACGGCCGGGATCGCAGCCTGGTCGCGATCGGCTCGACCGCCGGCGAGCGCGGCGGCTCCCTCGGGCACGTCCCGTACGGGGTGGCGAAGTCGGGCCTGCAGGGACTGGCGAAAGGACTGGCGCGGGAGGTCGGCGAGCAGGGGGTCCGGGTCAACGTGCTCGCGCTCGGGACCGTCGCGGGCACGGTCAACGCACAGGAGGCGGTCCGGCTCAAGGGCGCCGACTACGGCCGTGCGAGCGGCCTGCGCCGGCCGGCG
This genomic window contains:
- a CDS encoding SDR family oxidoreductase, encoding MTASPQTRPTASPRPIAPYEQVWSPTCLAGRVAVVTGTSGGVGAEAVRALAAVGARVYAFSRGDGPADLPAGVTTLHADAGDETQIRRAVDEVAAREGHVDIAVANAARYTTRRFTELDTGTWLDEIGVNLNGPFYLFRAVLDHLAADGRDRSLVAIGSTAGERGGSLGHVPYGVAKSGLQGLAKGLAREVGEQGVRVNVLALGTVAGTVNAQEAVRLKGADYGRASGLRRPAHVSEIAHAIIYLSSPAASFVTGTVMRIDGGGLYG